The Epinephelus lanceolatus isolate andai-2023 chromosome 1, ASM4190304v1, whole genome shotgun sequence genome has a window encoding:
- the LOC117257350 gene encoding synaptoporin-like: protein MCMVIFAPIFAICAFATCGGYYGHLQVKVDCADRRQSNLSINIDFGYPFRLQEVHFKAPACESKREEILFLDGDFSSAAQFFLTVGVFAFLYSLLATIVYVFYQNKYLKNNRGPLVDFVVTVIFSFMWLVSSCCWAKALSDIKAATNPTHVLLLISACRAQENKCAATQEPLWSRLNTSAVFGFVNVILWVGNIWFVFKETGWYKTGQRYPTRSASGKRASGMRQRLYSESSFEQPEESFGPQPSRQNSFNQQVSRQSSINQSQVSLSLPHAYLGKPVIYENKVVSQGPMIFVNEM, encoded by the exons atgtgtatgGTTATATTTGCTCCG aTTTTTGCCATCTGTGCTTTTGCAACATGTGGAGGATACTATGGTCATCTCCAGGTTAAAGTGGACTGTGCCGACAGGAGGCAGAGTAACCTCAGCATCAACATTGATTTTGGCTATCCATTCAG ATTACAGGAGGTGCATTTCAAAGCTCCTGCGTGTGAGTCAAAGAGGGAGGAGATTCTTTTCCTGGATGGTGACTTTTCCTCAGCTGCTCAGTTTTTCCTGACTGTGGGTGTTTTTGCTTTCCTGTACTCGCTGCTGGCCACCATCGTCTATGTCTTCTACCAGAACAAGTACCTGAAGAACAATAGAGGCCCGCTTGTG GATTTTGTTGTCACAGTCATCTTCTCCTTCATGTGGCTGGTCAGCAGTTGCTGTTGGGCCAAAGCGCTCTCTGATATCAAGGCGGCCACAAACCCAACACATGTGCTTCTGCTCATCTCAGCCTGCAGAGCTCAGGAGAACAAATGTGCGGCCACCCAGGAGCCTCTCTGGTCACGACTTAATACATCTGCA GTCTTTGGTTTTGTAAATGTCATCCTCTGGGTAGGGAATATTTGGTTTGTCTTTAAAGAGACAGGCTGGTATAAGACCGGTCAGAGATATCCAACCAGGAGTGCTTCTGGGAAACGTGCCAGTGGAATGCGGCAGCGGCTCTACAGCGAGAGCAGCTTCGAGCAGCCGGAGGAGAGTTTTGGTCCACAGCCCTCCAGACAAAACAGTTTCAATCAGCAGGTCAgcagacagagcagcatcaaCCAGTCACAAGTAAGCTTGAGCTTACCACACGCATATCTCGGCAAGCCGGTGatttatgagaataaagttgtttCTCAAGGGCCGATGATATTTGTCAATGAGATGTGA